The Aquificaceae bacterium genome contains the following window.
AAATATAATTCAGTTGACAAAAACTTCAAGTGTTATAACTTATAAACACCTGATTAATTTTCTTAGGAGGCAAGGCATGTACTATGTGGCAGAGGTGATCAACGAAGAGTGCACCAAATACAACTGCAAGCAATGCACCCTTTTCTGCCCAGAGCCCAATACCCTCATGTATACAGATGAGGAACATCATGCTTATGTAATTCAGGACAGATGCAAGGGCTGTGCCCTGTGTGTGTATGTTTGTATAAACCTTTTGAAGAGAAACGCCATTCACATGGTGATGCCAGAGGTGCATGCGGAGAAGTAAGGTATGGCTATAAAAGAAAAACCCTGGACCTATCAGGACTATCTTCAGCTTGGGGATGAAAAGAGGTATGAGATAATTGAGGGAGAGCTTCTGGAAATGCCAGCACCCAGTATAAGGCATCAAAAAGTCCTGTGGAATCTGACTGGTCTTTTTAGAGACTATCATACAAAAACCAAAAGCGGTCTTTTTCTCTTCGCTCCAGTTGATGTGGTTCTGTCTGAGACGGAAGTTGTTCAGCCAGACCTTATATATATTTCAGAAGATAGGTTGTCTATTGTAAAGGAGAGGGCAGTGGAAGGGGTTCCAGATATGGTTGTGGAAATAGTTTCACCTGCATCATATACAAAAGACACACATGAAAAGAAAAATCTCTATGCAAAGCATGGTGTAAGGGAATACTGGTTGATTCTACCAGAACTAAAGCTAGTTGAAGTGCTTACACTGGAAGGAGGGGACTACAGGGTTCATTCCCTGTCTTCTGAGAAGGGCGTGGTGTGTTCAAAAATTCTGGAAGGCCTTTGCTTAGATTTAGAAGAAATCTTTTAAGGAGGTAAATTATGGCAACACTTGGACCGAGCGGTTTTTCACCTTATCCGGTGGCCGTTTACGAAGAGGTTCTGAACCCACCGCCGGGTAAGGCTCTCATGTTCAATGAGGTGGTGGATGAAGAGCTTGCCATGAGAGAGGCTGCCATAGCCATGCTTACAAGACCCAACCCCACCATATTCCCCGGTCCGCAGGTTCTCTACGCATGGAATGAGGAGGCGAAGGAAAAAGCAAGGCTTGTTAAAAGAATGGCAGAGGTGCTTGGTGCAAAGATAATTCCCATGTATGACTACAGACCAAAATACCCCAAGATAAACCCGGCGGTTGAAATAAACCCAAACCATCCAAACCTCACCATATGGCACAACAAGATAAAAGCCTGTATATTTGTGGGTGTCCACTGCCATTATGCCAATGTGGCCCTGAAGATAATAAGGGCGGAGACGGATTGCTTTACCATAGCTATGTGCGGTATGGCAGGACACGAAGATGCCATGATAACCCTCAGGGACCAGCATGTGGAAGAGATGGAGAAGTTTATAAAAATAGCCGAAGAGGTAAAAAGGGAGCTCTGTAGATGAAAGCTGCAGAAAAGCTCTGGAATTACGAGGATTATCTGAAGCTGGAAGGTGAAAAGAGGTATGAGATAATTGATGGAGAGCTTGTGGAAATGCCGGCACCAGGTGTGAGACATCAGGAAATCTTAAAGAGGCTTGCCAGACACTTTGAGACTGTTGAAAAAAGAGGTATAGGTCTTTATTATTTCTCACCTATTGACCTCGTGCTTTCTGAAAAGGATGTTTTTCAGCCAGACCTTGTGGTGGTGCTAAAGGAAAACTACTCCATAATTCAGGATAGGGGCATATTTGGTGCTCCAGACCTTGTGGTGGAGGTTATTTCACCTTCAACTTTCAAGAAAGACACAGAAGAAAAGAGAGAACTGTATGCTAAGTCTGGAGTAAAGGAATACTGGTTGGTTATACCTGAGCTGAAAATTATAGAAGTGCTTACGCTAAGGTCCGGCAAGTATGAGGTTCACTCTTTTGCCTGCGAAAGTGGCAAGGTATGCTCAAGGCTCCTTGAAGACTTATGCATTGAGCTGGAGGAGCTCTTCCGGTGATAAAAATCAGCTCCCTTGCAGG
Protein-coding sequences here:
- a CDS encoding ferredoxin oxidoreductase; protein product: MYYVAEVINEECTKYNCKQCTLFCPEPNTLMYTDEEHHAYVIQDRCKGCALCVYVCINLLKRNAIHMVMPEVHAEK
- a CDS encoding Uma2 family endonuclease, with amino-acid sequence MAIKEKPWTYQDYLQLGDEKRYEIIEGELLEMPAPSIRHQKVLWNLTGLFRDYHTKTKSGLFLFAPVDVVLSETEVVQPDLIYISEDRLSIVKERAVEGVPDMVVEIVSPASYTKDTHEKKNLYAKHGVREYWLILPELKLVEVLTLEGGDYRVHSLSSEKGVVCSKILEGLCLDLEEIF
- a CDS encoding carbon monoxide dehydrogenase beta subunit family protein, which translates into the protein MATLGPSGFSPYPVAVYEEVLNPPPGKALMFNEVVDEELAMREAAIAMLTRPNPTIFPGPQVLYAWNEEAKEKARLVKRMAEVLGAKIIPMYDYRPKYPKINPAVEINPNHPNLTIWHNKIKACIFVGVHCHYANVALKIIRAETDCFTIAMCGMAGHEDAMITLRDQHVEEMEKFIKIAEEVKRELCR
- a CDS encoding Uma2 family endonuclease, whose product is MKAAEKLWNYEDYLKLEGEKRYEIIDGELVEMPAPGVRHQEILKRLARHFETVEKRGIGLYYFSPIDLVLSEKDVFQPDLVVVLKENYSIIQDRGIFGAPDLVVEVISPSTFKKDTEEKRELYAKSGVKEYWLVIPELKIIEVLTLRSGKYEVHSFACESGKVCSRLLEDLCIELEELFR